In Chaetodon auriga isolate fChaAug3 chromosome 7, fChaAug3.hap1, whole genome shotgun sequence, a genomic segment contains:
- the stard10 gene encoding START domain-containing protein 10, whose protein sequence is MSGQTVTIPDDRAFASFKAECLCEEGWIMNYSKRGITVWSQGLEEGKSVHKIKCQMVCKDVSAETMYDVLHDIEYRRKWDTNVIETFDIGKLTVNADVGYYSWRCPNPLRNRDVITLRSWLPIGKDYIIMNYSVKHAKYPPKKDMVRAVSLQTGYMVQCQGPNHCILTYMAQVDPRGSLPKWVVNRSSHLFAPRAMKKINKACLKYSEWKQRHNPGFKPWLYPEQTTLPSIPLSELSIQHAESLENIDESSLAETQEREDSD, encoded by the exons ATGTCTGGACAGACTGTGACCATCCCGGACGACCGGGCGTTTGCCAGCTTCAAGGCGGAGTGTCTGTGCGAGGAGGGCTGGATAATGAACTACAGCAAGCGGGGCATCACAGTGTGGAGCCAGGGTCTGGAGGAGGGGAAGTCCGTCCACAAAATTAAG TGTCAGATGGTGTGTAAGGACGTGTCAGCGGAGACCATGTACGACGTCCTCCACGACATTGAATACAGAAGGAAATGGGACACAAACGTCATCGAGACCTTCGATATCGGGAAACTTACCGTCAATGCGGATGTTGGCTACTACTCAT GGAGGTGTCCGAATCCTCTTCGGAACCGCGATGTCATCACGCTTCGCTCCTGGCTGCCAATAGGGAAAGATTACATCATCATGAACTACTCTGTCAAACATGCC AAATACCCACCTAAAAAGGACATGGTGCGagctgtgtctcttcagactggCTACATGGTCCAGTGCCAGGGACCCAACCACTGTATCCTCACTTACATGGCCCAGGTAGACCCACGAG GCTCATTACCCAAGTGGGTCGTCAACAGGTCTTCCCACCTCTTTGCTCCTCGC GCAATGAAGAAGATCAACAAAGCCTGTTTGAAGTATTCAGAGTGGAAGCAGAGGCACAACCCCGGCTTCAAGCCCTGGCTGTACCCCGAACAGACTACATTACCCAGCATCCCGCTCTCTGAGCTCAGCATCCAGCATGCTGAGAGCCTGGAGAATATTGATGAGAGCTCCCTGGCTGAGACccaagagagagaagacagcgACTaa